Proteins encoded together in one Penicillium digitatum chromosome 1, complete sequence window:
- a CDS encoding C6 zinc finger domain protein: MVADLPPGPSIASTFIWRTPLSSNLSESLPGSERQFAEAVVLDVGRWQKELDRFERLQFLRHAPHDLGPEFQDLRPLLERSRELERERAALVRSTGTTSCVDCRCLVPDRGTCDRLVEHYMITFESVVRIFHVPSFLQDHRNYWQDPQSVSDSVVWKLLLVMAVGVFVSPGSIELQSQAAAWIVGGQRWLARRSLERVQFDLDTLQISCLLFVNSQTSRVGIEPAGLFKETLICMAMKLGLHQEPSTHFPTMCASEAEIRRRLWATVLEIAIQSSFDSGLPPLISSEGYDCTAPSNLDDADLLGNGSLVPQPLTVFTQSTVSMLLANTQRIRLRILHLVNAPGTTITYQDALQLTRELHDISNANLACMQSLTATSTGPTYFHIKILDICTRRFLLALHAPFAGQAKADPCYYYSRKVRMEAAALLLSHPLPQIDGGEPTLVADDHYTQLLLWGDEIFTNALRHAASTLCLDLIDSVMENAFPVTDRDCHDQLYQAVQDAIAVFERRAHRNPSTHNDYVFFSCATAQIHAMRAKRPVDCAIRQAAKRSLERCCAALEEALGRGSSRRCERTSLLLSPSNSEDPSLFPVSTNEADFGFWNNLISRPPQFTATS, translated from the coding sequence ATGGTGGCTGATCTACCTCCAGGTCCATCCATCGCCAGCACGTTCATCTGGCGAACACCCCTGTCATCCAACTTGAGCGAGAGTCTGCCCGGCTCAGAGCGTCAGTTTGCCGAAGCGGTTGTTCTGGACGTTGGTCGCTGGCAAAAGGAGTTGGACCGCTTCGAGCGATTGCAATTCCTCCGCCACGCACCCCATGACCTGGGGCCAGAGTTTCAGGATCTGCGACCCCTGCTAGAACGGTCACGCGAGTTGGAGAGGGAAAGAGCGGCCCTGGTCCGGTCGACTGGCACCACGTCTTGCGTGGACTGTCGCTGTCTGGTTCCTGACCGTGGGACCTGCGATCGCCTGGTAGAACACTATATGATTACCTTCGAGTCGGTGGTCCGCATTTTCCACGTTCCGTCCTTTCTTCAAGACCACCGAAATTACTGGCAAGACCCGCAGAGTGTGAGCGACTCCGTCGTTTGGAAACTTCTGCTGGTCATGGCAGTAGGCGTATTTGTTTCCCCTGGCTCTATAGAGCTGCAGTCGCAAGCCGCGGCGTGGATCGTCGGTGGTCAGCGGTGGCTCGCCCGTCGCAGCCTTGAACGTGTCCAATTTGATCTTGACACGCTTCAAATCAGTTGTCTGTTATTTGTGAATAGCCAAACCTCCCGAGTAGGAATAGAACCGGCTGGCCTTTTTAAGGAGACTCTGATCTGCATGGCAATGAAGCTGGGGCTCCACCAAGAGCCTAGCACGCATTTCCCCACCATGTGCGCCAGCGAGGCCGAGATACGACGCAGGCTGTGGGCCACTGTCCTTGAAATTGCCATTCAGTCCAGTTTTGACTCGGGCCTTCCTCCGTTGATCTCCTCCGAGGGCTATGACTGTACCGCGCCATCCAATCTGGATGATGCTGATCTGCTGGGTAATGGCTCTTTAGTACCCCAACCACTTACTGTCTTTACCCAGTCCACTGTATCGATGCTACTTGCCAACACACAGCGTATTCGTCTGCGTATTTTGCACCTCGTTAATGCGCCAGGAACCACTATTACCTACCAGGATGCGTTACAGTTGACAAGGGAGCTTCATGATATTAGCAATGCCAATCTCGCCTGTATGCAATCCCTGACCGCAACATCGACCGGACCCACGTACTTCCACATCAAAATTCTGGATATCTGTACCCGTCGCTTTCTGCTCGCGTTACATGCTCCGTTTGCTGGCCAAGCCAAGGCCGACCCGTGTTACTACTACTCCCGCAAGGTGCGTATGGAAGCAGCAGCCTTGCTGCTCTCCCATCCACTGCCGCAAATCGATGGCGGTGAGCCTACCCTAGTCGCCGACGACCACTACACACAACTCCTGCTGTGGGGAGATGAGATCTTTACCAACGCGCTCCGACATGCTGCCAGCACCCTCTGCCTCGATCTAATCGACAGCGTGATGGAAAATGCTTTCCCAGTGACCGATCGTGACTGCCATGATCAGCTGTACCAGGCTGTGCAGGACGCGATTGCGGTGTTTGAGCGCCGCGCGCATCGAAATCCGTCCACTCATAACGACTatgttttcttttcttgtgCAACCGCCCAGATCCATGCCATGCGAGCGAAGAGACCCGTCGACTGCGCCATCCGCCAAGCAGCCAAGCGGAGTCTGGAACGTTGCTGTGCCGCATTGGAGGAGGCCCTTGGTCGGGGCAGTAGTCGTCGGTGCGAACGGACATCGCTTCTCCTGTCGCCATCAAATTCGGAAGATCCGTCCTTGTTCCCCGTTTCCACAAATGAGGCTGACTTTGGATTTTGGAACAATCTAATATCACGTCCCCCGCAATTCACTGCTACTAGCTGA
- a CDS encoding Major facilitator superfamily domain, general substrate transporter — protein sequence MEDTSLEKGLQQPPAEAPKAAPPSVPEGGLQAWLTVLGASVALFVSFGWVNCIALFQAEYETNQLKNYSSSDVSWITSMEFFFMLFTSPVAGTLFDGYGPRVPIAIGSVLHVFGLMMASLSHKYYQFMLSQSVVSGIGCSLIFTPAMSAPQTWFRQKRGIVGGLTVAGSSLGGVIFPLMVQHLLPQVGFGWTMRICAFMILGLLVIANLTISSNFSHAPRPFSVVRYLGPLRELNFGILCTASFFMYWGLFIPFDYIVVEAIHYGMSSHLAWSLVPILNGASFFGRTVPNYVADRIGRFNVMLVMTTLSAILVLALWIPARGNGALITFATLFGITSGAIIGLGPILIVSISPMNELGFRMGTVLAFAAVGTLTSPPIGGAIAADSGGSYTYTCVFSGVSLILGTIGLAALRVRLSGWGIAAKI from the exons ATGGAAGATACTAGTCTGGAGAAGGGCCTCCAGCAGCCTCCAGCAGAGGCCCCCAAAGCCGCACCACCAAGTGTTCCAGAAGGCGGCCTCCAGGCATGGCTGACAGTCTTGGGCGCATCGGTTGCTCTTTTTGTCTCATTCGGCTGGGTCAACTGCATTGCACTCTTCCAGGCTGAGTACGAAACGAACCAGTTGAAGAACTACTCGAGCTCGGATGTATCCTGGATCACGTCCATGGAAT TTTTCTTCATGCTTTTCACTTCCCCCGTGGCGGGCACCCTGTTCGACGGCTACGGCCCTCGCGTGCCTATTGCAATTGGATCAGTCTTGCATGTCTTTGGGTTGATGATGGCCAGTCTCTCCCATAAGTATTATCAGTTCATGCTGAGCCAGTCTGTGGTATCTGGGATTGGTTGTTCGTTGATCTTCACCCCGGCCATGAGTGCA CCCCAAACCTGGTTTCGCCAGAAGCGGGGAATTGTTGGGGGCTTGACAGTGGCAGGATCGTCATTGGGCGGCGTCATTTTTCCGCTCATGGTGCAGCATCTGCTGCCACAGGTGGGCTTTGGCTGGACGATGCGGATCTGCGCCTTTATGATCCTGGGTCTGCTGGTGATCGCCAATCTCACGATCTCGTCCAATTTTTCACACGCACCACGTCCATTCTCTGTGGTACGCTATCTCGGACCGTTGCGGGAGCTCAACTTCGGCATCCTGTGCACGGCTAGTTTTTTCATGTACT GGGGACTGTTCATTCCATTTGATTATATCGTCGTCGAAGCCATCCACTACGGCATGTCCTCGCACCTGGCGTGGTCGTTAGTTCCAATTCTCAATGGCGCCAGTTTCTTTGGTCGTACCGTGCCCAACTATGTCGCAGACAGGATCGGTCGCTTTAATGTAATGCTCGTTATGACTACGCTGTCAGCTATcctggtgttggcattgtgGATTCCTGCCCGAGGCAATGGCGCGCTCATCACCTTTGCAACCTTGTTTGGTATCACTTCGGGTGCGATCATCGGCCTCGGACCCATCTTGATTGTCTCCATCTCCCCAATGAACGAGTTGGGATTTCGAATGGGTACTGTCTTGGCCTTCGCTGCCGTGGGAACCTTGACCAGTCCGCCTATTGGGGGCGCGATTGCCGCCGACTCTGGAGGCAGCTACACCTATACGTGTGTATTTTCCGGCGTGAGCTTGATTCTGGGTACCATCGGCCTTGCTGCCTTACGCGTACGTCTTTCTGGATGGGGGATTGCTGCGAAGATTTAA
- a CDS encoding C6 transcription factor, putative has product MAQDQDNPLQTASPPRKRRRPPKSCDPCRRRKVRCDREFPCGQCERARTSLQCFYRPAVAVSSPSGGELSQFTAPCVLEELTPPSQAIDPQTHGRPPAPTSQSQPQDHDQYQNKIVQDLQRRLRRLEERLPVPPVSRATTGPNPSVTQTQALRHLHDRVLGAEEQLSDASRPSPSVNGWAIPATLPRLRVTPDKTKLFGPSHWLHTAEKFQVLGKFDAKEVEPSLQDVDARSEFASIFKDCRHLRQAIKAQESVRLNHPVPDLLSTLPSRAVCDVLVDAYLRTFELIYRIVHIPSFWEEYRLLWAQPQSTSTHFLMKLVLILALGTTFYPDRSNRVHLRRLAQTWIYATQWWLVGPSEKSTINLDGLQVGCLLLLARQTNSLPGTSWVSAGSVLRMAMAIGLHRTPDLFPALSVYQSEMRDRLWATVLELTLMSSLDAAMPLPFALQDIDRTAPSNLDDEQFDAETETLPTPQSSQHFSDSAVQILLLKSLPVRVEAVRLVNNQHRQELSYETALRLGNELRSACRDVAALFQTRQNQPRNADRTLTMTNFHLRFLDTYLRRYILFLHRPFMIQARKDPRFYLSRKVCLESCIVVASYADQLNLPSDTLDDLSHLTIVGRSSFKGALSFDVITSLGLEIVTQLEEEASTRALGSSPPFVTDSLDEMAKAHRAPLIRSLEHIQEQLLQIIALGNPSLKRYNFLSAILSQIRAMESGQPIQPAIYESIKESLKKCYILLQASHAASSPQASVESLTMGTDSPLGFDLDASDPALGLEIPSLLFFPGIMDTSSIEWQGIDVNKQC; this is encoded by the exons ATGGCGCAGGATCAGGATAATCCCTTGCAGACCGCCTCTCCACCGCGCAAACGTCGCCGGCCACCCAAGTCCTGTGATCCGTGTCGTCGTCGCAAAGTCCGTTGTGACCGGGAATTCCCTTGTGGCCAATGTGAGCGTGCCAGAACTTCGCTACAGTGTTTTTACCGCCCTGCGGTCGCTGTCAGCAGCCCCTCCGGTGGTGAATTATCCCAATTCACGGCTCCTTGCGTGCTGGAGGAACTTACGCCTCCTTCCCAAGCCATTGACCCGCAGACACATGGCCGTCCGCCTGCACCCACGTCGCAATCACAGCCTCAGGACCATGATCAGTATCAGAACAAGATTGTCCAAGATTTGCAGCGCCGTCTTCGGCGGTTGGAAGAACGGCTTCCTGTCCCTCCGGTATCTCGAGCCACGACCGGTCCCAATCCCAGCGTCACTCAGACCCAGGCTCTGCGACATCTTCATGACCGTGTCCTCGGGGCCGAAGAACAGCTGTCTGATGCATCCCGTCCCAGCCCTTCTGTCAACGGATGGGCCATTCCGGCCACTCTGCCTCGTCTGCGTGTCACCCCTGACAAGACGAAGCTATTTGGCCCTAGTCACTGGTTACATACCGCCGAGAAA TTTCAAGTCCTTGGCAAATTTGACGCCAAAGAAGTAGAGCCGTCGCTGCAGGATGTGGATGCCAGATCGGAGTTCGCCAGCATCTTTAAGGACTGTCGGCATCTCCGACAGGCCATCAAGGCCCAAGAGTCGGTTCGCCTCAACCATCCGGTTCCAGACTTGCTGAGCACGCTCCCAAGCCGAGCAGTGTGCGATGTTCTGGTTGATGCCTATCTCCGCACATTCGAGCTGATCTACAGGATTGTTCACATCCCATCCTTCTGGGAAGAGTATCGTCTGTTGTGGGCCCAGCCGCAGTCGACGTCAACCCACTTCCTAATGAAATTGGTCTTGATCCTCGCCCTGGGTACCACCTTCTACCCCGATCGAAGCAATAGGGTGCACCTCCGCCGTCTCGCACAAACATGGATCTATGCCACACAATGGTGGCTAGTCGGACCATCGGAAAAGTCGACCATTAATCTAGATGGTCTGCAAGTCGGGTGTCTCTTATTGCTGGCCCGCCAGACGAATAGCCTTCCGGGCACGAGCTGGGTCTCTGCGGGGTCCGTGCTGCGTATGGCCATGGCGATAGGACTGCACCGCACTCCCGACCTCTTTCCCGCGCTGTCCGTGTACCAGTCCGAAATGCGAGACCGACTCTGGGCGACAGTACTAGAACTGACTTTAATGTCGTCGCTGGATGCCGCCATGCCCTTACCGTTCGCCCTACAGGACATTGACCGCACTGCGCCGTCGAATCTGGACGACGAGCAGTTCGACGCCGAGACCGAGACGCTTCCCACTCCGCAGTCGAGTCAGCACTTTAGCGACTCGGCTGTTCAGATTCTGTTGCTCAAGTCTCTTCCCGTGCGAGTGGAAGCAGTCCGGCTTGTGAATAACCAGCACCGCCAGGAACTGTCATACGAAACCGCGTTGAGGCTGGGAAATGAACTGCGCTCGGCGTGCCGCGATGTTGCCGCTTTGTTCCAGACCCGTCAGAATCAGCCGAGAAATGCGGACCGCACTCTGACCATGACCAACTTTCATCTCCGGTTTCTCGACACGTATCTACGTCGATATATCTTGTTCCTGCATCGCCCGTTCATGATCCAGGCTCGCAAAGATCCACGATTCTACCTATCCCGGAAGGTGTGTCTGGAGTCCTGTATCGTGGTTGCATCTTATGCCGATCAACTCAATCTACCGTCGGACACCTTGGATGACCTCTCTCACCTGACCATTGTAGGCAGAAGTTCCTTTAAAGGAGCCTTGAGTTTCGATGTGATAACCTCCCTGGGGCTGGAAATCGTCACGCAACTCGAGGAGGAGGCTTCTACGCGGGCCTTGGGATCTTCTCCCCCGTTTGTGACCGATTCACTGGATGAAATGGCCAAGGCTCATCGAGCACCCTTGATCCGTAGCCTAGAACACATCCAGGAACAGCTACTGCAGATCATCGCTCTTGGAAATCCCAGTCTGAAGCGATACAACTTCCTGTCCGCCATTTTGAGTCAGATCCGTGCAATGGAGTCGGGCCAGCCGATCCAACCCGCCATTTACGAGAGCATTAAAGAAAGCCTCAAGAAATGTTATATCTTGCTGCAGGCCTCTCACGCAGCCAGTTCGCCGCAGGCATCGGTAGAGTCGCTGACTATGGGGACAGACAGTCCTCTGGGGTTTGATTTGGATGCTTCA GACCCTGCCTTGGGATTGGAAATTCCCAGCTTACTGTTTTTCCCGGGCATTATGGATACGTCGAGCATCGAGTGGCAAGGCATAGACGTAAACAAACAATGCTAA